A single Filimonas effusa DNA region contains:
- a CDS encoding 2,3,4,5-tetrahydropyridine-2,6-dicarboxylate N-succinyltransferase: protein MDLKPTIEKAWADRELLKDNECVEAVKSVIEELDKGRLRVASPTENGWVVNEWIKQAILMYFSIQQMKTWALEPFEFYDKMKLKKNYASLGVRAVPHAVARYGAYIGKNAVLMPSYVNIGAFVDEGTMVDTWATVGSCAQIGKCVHLSGGVGIGGVLEPLQASPVIIEDGVFVGSRCIVVEGVIVEKEAVLGANVVLTKSTKIIDVTGDTPVESVGRVPARSVVIPGTYAKKFPAGEYQVPCALIIGQRKASTDLKTSLNDALRDFNVSI from the coding sequence ATGGATTTAAAACCAACGATTGAGAAAGCGTGGGCCGACAGAGAACTTCTGAAGGATAATGAATGCGTAGAAGCAGTAAAATCAGTGATCGAAGAACTGGACAAAGGCCGTCTTCGTGTAGCTTCTCCAACAGAAAACGGATGGGTGGTAAACGAATGGATTAAACAGGCCATCCTTATGTATTTCAGCATCCAGCAAATGAAAACCTGGGCACTGGAACCCTTTGAGTTTTACGACAAAATGAAACTCAAAAAGAACTATGCCTCTTTAGGTGTACGGGCGGTACCACATGCAGTGGCACGTTACGGCGCCTACATCGGCAAAAACGCCGTATTAATGCCCAGCTATGTAAACATCGGCGCTTTTGTCGATGAAGGAACTATGGTCGACACATGGGCAACTGTAGGTAGCTGCGCCCAGATAGGCAAATGCGTTCACCTGAGCGGTGGCGTAGGTATCGGCGGCGTTCTCGAACCTTTACAGGCATCTCCCGTAATCATCGAAGACGGCGTATTCGTAGGAAGCCGCTGTATCGTGGTAGAAGGTGTCATCGTTGAAAAAGAAGCCGTACTCGGCGCCAACGTAGTACTTACCAAATCTACCAAGATCATCGACGTTACCGGCGATACCCCCGTAGAAAGCGTAGGCCGTGTTCCTGCCCGCAGCGTTGTGATCCCCGGTACTTATGCTAAAAAATTCCCTGCCGGCGAATACCAGGTGCCCTGCGCCCTCATCATCGGCCAGCGAAAAGCAAGCACCGACCTCAAAACAAGTCTCAACGACGCATTAAGAGATTTCAACGTAAGCATCTAG